TGATCATACCGAGAGCAAGAAGCAAAGTCGCAAGAGATAATGGCCAGAGAATCCAAGAGCAGATGGAAATCGGGTCCGCCGAGGACGCGGGACCAGTTGCAAACCTACATTCCGTATCTGTTCAACCGGCTTGCCAATCGCTGGAACCTCGATCAGAACCGCGACCTCAGCGAGCACGGCATCAACAATGTCGTGTTCCGGACGCTGTCGGTGCTGTTCATCTACAAGACCCTCACGGTCAACGAGGTTGCCGTGCTCGCGGTGACCGAGCAGTCGACGGCGAGCCGCATGGTCGAGTCCATGGTGTCGTCGGGCCTCGTCAAGCGCGAGATCGCCGAGGAGGACCAGCGCCGCCGCGTCGTCGGCCTGACGCCTGAAGGTGAAGCGCTGCTGCGCAAGATCTGGCCGATCATGGCGAACAATTACGACAGGCTGATCGAAGGCATCGAGCCTGACGACATCGAGGTCTGCGCGCGCGTGCTGGCCAAGATGGTCGAGAACATCAGGCAGAACCAGATCTAAAGCGCGACGCGATGAGGCTCGATCGCTGCAACGGCGGAGGTGCGCTCCCTCTCCCGCTTGCGGGAGAGGGTTGGGGTGAGGGTACATCCGCAATGGGACACT
This genomic interval from Bradyrhizobium guangzhouense contains the following:
- a CDS encoding MarR family winged helix-turn-helix transcriptional regulator, with the protein product MQTYIPYLFNRLANRWNLDQNRDLSEHGINNVVFRTLSVLFIYKTLTVNEVAVLAVTEQSTASRMVESMVSSGLVKREIAEEDQRRRVVGLTPEGEALLRKIWPIMANNYDRLIEGIEPDDIEVCARVLAKMVENIRQNQI